A window of Macrococcus sp. 19Msa1099 genomic DNA:
GTATTGCCATCACCAATCGTCAATACATCATCTTTATATTTAATCTCGCCAACCGGTGAGATAACGACTGCTGTTCCTGCACCGAATACTTCTGTTAAACTACCATTCTTTGCATTATCCACAACCTCCTGGATACTAATGCGGCGCTCTTCCACTTCGTACCCTAGATGCTCTGCAAGCTCTAAAATAGATTTTCGTGTAATCCCCGGTAATATACTACCATTCAGTTCAGGTGTAACGAGTTTATTGTTGATAACAAAGAAAATATTCATACTTCCTACTTCTTCAATATAAGCCTGTTCTACACCATCTAGCCACAACACTTGATCATAGCCTAATTTTTCAGCTCTAGACTGTGCAATTAAACTTGCAGCATAGTTTCCTGCTGCTTTAGCAAATCCCACACCACCTCTAACAGCTCTAACATATTCATCTTCAACATAGATTTTCGTTGGCGTTAATTGCCCACCACCATAATATGCACCGACTGGAGATAAAAGAACCAGAAATTTATAGCTGATCGCTGGTCGTACACCTAGGAAAGGTTCATTCGCAAATACAATCGGTCTAATGTATAAAGATTGACCTGCACCACTTGGAATCCAATCTTTCTCGAGTTCAACAAGCTGTTTGAGCGCTT
This region includes:
- a CDS encoding branched-chain amino acid aminotransferase; this encodes MVVVFEVEERMHKQQKPNPENLGFGKFFTDYMFSMDYSNEEGWHNKKIIPYQEISMSPASQVLHYGQAVFEGLKAYKTQHGVQLFRPDQNFKRMNQSCERLEIPQIDVEEMVQALKQLVELEKDWIPSGAGQSLYIRPIVFANEPFLGVRPAISYKFLVLLSPVGAYYGGGQLTPTKIYVEDEYVRAVRGGVGFAKAAGNYAASLIAQSRAEKLGYDQVLWLDGVEQAYIEEVGSMNIFFVINNKLVTPELNGSILPGITRKSILELAEHLGYEVEERRISIQEVVDNAKNGSLTEVFGAGTAVVISPVGEIKYKDDVLTIGDGNTGKITEELYSAYTSIQSGSKEDPFGWCVSAE